The Kineococcus rhizosphaerae DNA window AGCACCAGCACCCCGAGGAAGACCGAGACCGCGAAGGCCGCGATGCCGATGAGCGGGTTCGGGAACCCGAACACCCGCGCCTGCTCGGTCACCATGACGTTGCCGCAGCTGATGATGGGGTTGAGGCTGCAGCTGGGGACGTAGCCCGGGTCCTCGGCCAGCTTGATGCGCTCGACGGTGAGGGTGAAGGCGGCGACGAAGCCGAGGATCCCGCCGATGACGAGCAGCAGGCCCCTGGTCCGGGGGGCGACGGGGAGGGCCGACAGGTGCCCCTGCGGGGTCCCGTCGAACGCCTCGTCGAACGCCTCGTCGTCGACGTCCCCGCCGATCCGGTCGGTCGTGCCCGCCATGTCTGGATCCTCCCTCGTCCGCGTGCTCGCTCACAGCATCCTCGACGGCGCTGGGCGTGACCTGAACGGGTCGATGGTCCCCGCGTCCGGGGTCGCGGCCGCCCCGGGCGGTAGGTTCACCGCGTGCCCTCCCCCAGCTGGTCCCCGCCCGCGCCGCCTTCCGGGCGCCCCCGCTACGACGACGACCTGCGCCTGGCGCACGTCATCGCCGACCAGGTCGACGGGCTGACGACGGACCGCTTCAAGGCGCTGGACCTGCAGGTGGAGACCAAGCCGGACCTGACGCCCGTCAGCGACGCCGACCGCACGGCGGAGGAGCTCATCCGCAGCCAGCTCAAGCGCACCCGCCCGCGCGACGCGGTGCTCGGCGAGGAGTTCGGCCTGGTGGGCCACGGGTCGCGGCAGTGGGTCGTCGACCCGATCGACGGGACGAAGAACTTCGTGCGCGGGGTCCCGGTCTGGGCCACGCTCATCGCGCTGCTGGAGGACGGCGAACCGGTCGTCGGCCTCGTCTCGGCGCCGGCGCTGGGCCGGCGCTGGTGGGCGGCGACGGGCTCGGGGGCCTGGACGGGCCGCAGCCTGTCGTCGGCGACGCGGATCTCGGTGAGCTCGGTCGCGGCCCTGGCCGACGCCTCGTTCGCGTACTCCTCGCTCACCGGCTGGGAGGAGTCGGACTCGCTCGACGGCTTCCTGGGGCTGACGCGCGCAGTGTGGCGCACCCGCGGGTACGGCGACTTCTGGTCCTACATGCTGCTGGCCGAGGGTGCGGTCGACGTGGCCGCCGAGCCGGAGCTGGCGCTGCACGACATGGCGGCCCTCGTGCCCATCGTGACCGAGGCCGGGGGCCGGTTCACCTCCCGCGCCGGGGTCGACGGCCCGCACGGCGGGAACGCGGTCGCGACGAACGGGCTGCTGCACGAGGCGGCCCTGGAGTTCCTGGGGCGCGAGTGAGCCCCGCCGTCGTCGTGGACCCGCGCGCGCGCCGCCTGCTGGTCTGGGAGGTCGTCGCCGTCTTCGCCGTCTCCCTGGGGATGAGCGGGGTCCGCGCGCTGGTGCAGTTCGTCGGGATCCTCACGGCGCCGGTGGCCATCAACGCGCAGACCTCGACGGTCCTGGGCAGCTACGCCCCGGACCGGCCGTGGCTGGACCTGGCGCTGCAGCTCGTGGCGATCGCCTCCGGGCTGGCGCCGGTGTTCCTCGTGGGCTACCTGATGGCCCGCGGCGGGGAGTCGCTGCGCACGCTCGGCTTCGACGGGAAGCGGCTGGGGCGCAACGTGCTCGCCGGGCTGGGGCTGGCCGCGGTGATCGGGGGTTGCGGGCTCGCGCTGTACCTGGGGGCCCGGACGGCGGGGCTGAACACGAACGTGGCCGCCTCGACGCTGCCGGACACGTGGTGGGCGGTCCCGGTCTCGGTGATGGCCGCGGCCGAGAACGGGGTCCTGGAGGAGGTCCTCGTCGCGGGGTACCTGCTGCACCGGTTGTCGCAGCTGGGGTTCCGCTGGTTCCCGGCGCTGCTGGTCAGCGCGCTGCTGCGGGGCTCGTACCACCTGTACCAGGGCGTCGGGGGGTTCGTCGGGAACGTGGCGATGGGGCTGGTCTTCGGCTGGGTGTACCAGCGCTGGGGCCGCACGACGCCGCTCGTGGTCGCGCACACGGCCATCGACGTCGTCGCCTTCGTCGGGTACGCCGCCCTGGTCGGGAAGGTGTCCTGGCTGCCCGGGTGAGCCGGGCGTGAGGATCCGGTGGGGATCGAGGGGGCCGAGGGCCCTCGGGCTGCCCCGGGCGCGCACCTGACCTACCGTGGCTGGGGTCCGCAGGACGTCGATGTCCGTACTCGATCCCTGAGGAGTCCCCTCCCTCCATGAGCTTCTCCCTGAACGTCAGCACGTCCGTGTGGCTCACGATCGGCGTGGCCGTGCTCTCCGCCGCGCTGGCCGCCGGGGTCGGCGAACTCGTCGCCCTCGGCGTGCGTCGCGCCGGGCGCACCCACGAGATCCTCGCCACCCTGGCCCAGCGCGGCCGGCGGCCCCTGGCGGGGTTCCTCGCGGCGCTGGCCGCGATGGCCTCCCTCGGCGTCTACACCCAGGAGGCCGCCTGGCGCGGTCCCACGTTCTTCGTGCTGAAGGTGCTCGCCGTCGCCTGCGGGGCCGGGCTCGCGATCGTGGCGGCGCACGTCGTCCAGGACGTCCTGCTGCTGCGGTACCGGATCGACGTGGCGGACAACCGCCGGCAACGCCAGCGCCGCACGCAGGTGCAGCTCATCAAGCGGGTCGTCGTCGCGCTGATCGTCGTGGTCGCCGTGGCCGCGGTGCTGCTGACGATCCCGGGCGCGCGCGGCATCGGGACGAGCGTGCTGGCCTCGGCGGGGTTGCTGTCGG harbors:
- a CDS encoding CPBP family intramembrane glutamic endopeptidase; this encodes MSPAVVVDPRARRLLVWEVVAVFAVSLGMSGVRALVQFVGILTAPVAINAQTSTVLGSYAPDRPWLDLALQLVAIASGLAPVFLVGYLMARGGESLRTLGFDGKRLGRNVLAGLGLAAVIGGCGLALYLGARTAGLNTNVAASTLPDTWWAVPVSVMAAAENGVLEEVLVAGYLLHRLSQLGFRWFPALLVSALLRGSYHLYQGVGGFVGNVAMGLVFGWVYQRWGRTTPLVVAHTAIDVVAFVGYAALVGKVSWLPG
- a CDS encoding vitamin K epoxide reductase family protein, giving the protein MAGTTDRIGGDVDDEAFDEAFDGTPQGHLSALPVAPRTRGLLLVIGGILGFVAAFTLTVERIKLAEDPGYVPSCSLNPIISCGNVMVTEQARVFGFPNPLIGIAAFAVSVFLGVLVLSRVALPRWVERGYLVGITLGAVFVGWLISQSLYWIHALCPYCMVVWAVVIPTFWTHVADGLDRGLIPVPRGLRGAARVVVDYRALLVVLSYLAVVAMVGTKFWSYWQTLL
- the hisN gene encoding histidinol-phosphatase, whose amino-acid sequence is MPSPSWSPPAPPSGRPRYDDDLRLAHVIADQVDGLTTDRFKALDLQVETKPDLTPVSDADRTAEELIRSQLKRTRPRDAVLGEEFGLVGHGSRQWVVDPIDGTKNFVRGVPVWATLIALLEDGEPVVGLVSAPALGRRWWAATGSGAWTGRSLSSATRISVSSVAALADASFAYSSLTGWEESDSLDGFLGLTRAVWRTRGYGDFWSYMLLAEGAVDVAAEPELALHDMAALVPIVTEAGGRFTSRAGVDGPHGGNAVATNGLLHEAALEFLGRE